ACCGTCTGCAGGCGCACGTTGCGGAACGCGCACGGGCTGCCGTGGTTTTGCAAGCAGACATACCCGCACAGCGGCTTGTCCTTGATCGCGGGAATCTTCGACTGATCGACGTCCTGCACCTTGCGGTCGTTGATCGTGATCTCGATGCGCGGACCGGTGCAGCGGATTTCCACGGTGTTCCACTGGCCGGCGGGCTTGATGGCGTTTTCCGTCGGCGCCACGTAACGGTACAGCGAACCGGTGCTGTGCTCGTCGGCCGGCTTGCCGGCGTCGTCTTGTAGCTGGATCTCGTAAGCGGCGAACGATGGTCGCGTTTGCCGCACGCTGCGATAGGGAACGGTGCGAATGCCGATGCCGCTATTGGCGCGCGGCTCGGGCTTGAACTCAGCCTGTAGCACGAAGTCGCATACCTTGCGATCGAATCGCAAGAAGCCAAAGCCGCCACCGCCGCAGCGCACCTCGCCGTCGACCACGGTCCACACGGGCAAGGTCTTGTCGCCGTCCTTGCGAATGCTCGTTCCTTCGACAACCCAGCCCGACAGGTCCTGCCCGTTGAAGATCTCTTCGAAGGCCGCCGCATCGGCGGCATCGGCCGGCGCGTAAAGAACAACCACAAGCAAGATCGCGGCGAGCGTACTGAACAACTGACGAAGATAACAGCTCATGAGTCGTGTATTCCTTGGTGCCGGGCGAATCGTGTGCCACTGGTAGCTTGCCTACCAGTATTTGTCGAGTGTTCTGCACTGGTGGGCAAGCCGCCAGTGGCACTCCACCACGGTTTTGCACTTCCGAATAAATCGTTTCCTCAGGTCGATCATAGTCGCGTCGATCACGGATTTCGCGCTTTTATTTCGGGCCGATCGCATACAGGGCATCGAAGGCGCGCAAGTAAATCCGGCCGCCCGAGATCGCGGGCGAGGCCGAAATCTGCACGGCGTCCTTGTCTTCGCCCAACTTGTTCGTGGCCAGCAGTTCGAATTGCCGGCCCGCCTTGACCACGGTGACCACGCCGTCGCGCGACGTCAGGTAGATTTTGCCGTCGGCGTAGACTGGCGATGCCCGATGACGCTGATTGTGCGTCCGCTCCTGATAAAGTTCGCGTCCGCTCTTAGCGTCCATGCAGATCAGCACGCCATTTTCCCGGCACAGATAGACCAGTCCGTCGTGTACCACGGGTGACGGCACATCGGGCGTGTTTTGGGGGCGCGTCCACACGTGCCCTTCTTGCGTCTCGGAAATGTCGCCGCGGGCGTCAGGCGAGATGCCCAGTACCGGACCGTTCTTCGCGCTGGGTACCACGACCAGGCCTTCGGCGGCCACGGGCGAGGCCACGAACCGCAGCGTGGGATTGTAATTCCCCTTCGGATTCAAGCCGCCGCAGCGCCAGATTTCGGCGCCGTCAGACAATCGGTGCGCCACGACGTAGTCGCAACCGTGCGTCAGCAAAAACTCGTGTCCCGCGTCGCGATAGAGCACGGGCGAGGCGTAAGAGTGTTCGCATTCTGCCCGGGCGTCGCTGGGGCGCTTCTGCTGCCAGATTTCCGCGCCAGTTTTTTTGTCCAGACACGCGACCAACGCCTTGCCGGTTTGAAGCAATTGCAAATACAGCTTGTCACCGTCGAGCACCGGCGTCGACGTCATGCCAAAAGAGATATTGAACTTGCCGTACCGGTCCTGCAGGTTGAATTTCCAAACTTCATTGCCGGCGAAATCAAAGCACGCCAGGTCGCCCGTGCCCATCAGGGCCCAGACGTGCTTCCCGTCCGTGCAGGGCGAGGGAGAAGCGTAGTTTCCTTCGTCGCCGCGCACTTCCTGATCGCCCGTGCCCACGAGCCGTTCCCATAGCTGTCGCCCCGCCGTATCGACGGCCAACAGCACCAGGTCGCGTCCTTTGGCGCTTGTGAGAAAGATATGATCTTCCCACACCACGGGCGTGGCGCCGGCCGGGCCTGGCAGCGGCAATCGCCAGGCAACGTTCTCCGTGCCGCTCCACGTAGTGGGCAAGCCCGTCTCGGTACTCGTGCCATCGTCGCGCGGGCCGCGCCATTGCGGCCAATTCTCGGCCTGCGTCACCGCGGTCGCGAGCGCAACCAGAACCAACGTGGCCAGTCCAAAAAAACGGGAAGAAGAATGCTTCACCATGCCAACAAGATCCGCGCGGGGGTGGTGGGGGTAGGCTAGTCGACGCTGTGCGGCGTGTCCCGTGTGTTGTCGCTCATGGATTCGGGCGGGTCAAGCCGCGGCGCGGAGTGCGTCGGGCGTCCTCTTTCTATTCCCCTCCCTGACAGGGAGGGGCCAGGGGAGGGTAACGGCGTCCGCAACGCGCGGCTCACCATTCATTCCCGCGCCGCGCACATTCTCTCTCCATTGGCTCTCAACTCGTCGCGAGCGTTTCCCCCTCACCTAACCTCTCCCGCCTCTCCCGAGGGGAGAGGGACTTTCACGGGGAACGCCTGAATGAATTGAATATCGCGCGATCACGGCCTCTTTCATTTGCCGATCCGCCGCGGCAGCGCCGTGGGGTTTTGCGCCGCCGGCACGACTTGCACGTCGTCGAAGTCCGCGCGGCCGGTTCCACCGCCCAAACCAATCTCGACGAGCATTAGCCGCGCGCGCCCGGGCACCACGATCCGCGACGAGTCGCGCGACCAATCGCGCGTGCCTGACCAGGGGCCGAGAACTTCCTGGCCGAGTTCGATATCGTCTTCGTCGTAGAACGACACGCGCACGGCCGGTCGTTCGGCCAACGCCTGCCCCGGCTCGACATCGCGCGTGGCGACAACGGCCGACACATCGATCGCGCGCACTTCGCGCCCGTCGAGCCGCACGTGCTGCTGGGCGCGCGCGGCGCGGCCGGGCACGGCATTGTCGAAGCGTAAAAAATGCCGGCCACGTGGCGCGCCGTCCGCTTCGACCCGTTGCGCTTGTTGCACGAAATACCAGCCCGCCGGACGCGACGACTCCCGCGGCGCGAGCTGTTCGAAGTTAC
The genomic region above belongs to Pirellulales bacterium and contains:
- a CDS encoding DUF1080 domain-containing protein; this translates as MSCYLRQLFSTLAAILLVVVLYAPADAADAAAFEEIFNGQDLSGWVVEGTSIRKDGDKTLPVWTVVDGEVRCGGGGFGFLRFDRKVCDFVLQAEFKPEPRANSGIGIRTVPYRSVRQTRPSFAAYEIQLQDDAGKPADEHSTGSLYRYVAPTENAIKPAGQWNTVEIRCTGPRIEITINDRKVQDVDQSKIPAIKDKPLCGYVCLQNHGSPCAFRNVRLQTVKGAE
- a CDS encoding PQQ-binding-like beta-propeller repeat protein; amino-acid sequence: MVKHSSSRFFGLATLVLVALATAVTQAENWPQWRGPRDDGTSTETGLPTTWSGTENVAWRLPLPGPAGATPVVWEDHIFLTSAKGRDLVLLAVDTAGRQLWERLVGTGDQEVRGDEGNYASPSPCTDGKHVWALMGTGDLACFDFAGNEVWKFNLQDRYGKFNISFGMTSTPVLDGDKLYLQLLQTGKALVACLDKKTGAEIWQQKRPSDARAECEHSYASPVLYRDAGHEFLLTHGCDYVVAHRLSDGAEIWRCGGLNPKGNYNPTLRFVASPVAAEGLVVVPSAKNGPVLGISPDARGDISETQEGHVWTRPQNTPDVPSPVVHDGLVYLCRENGVLICMDAKSGRELYQERTHNQRHRASPVYADGKIYLTSRDGVVTVVKAGRQFELLATNKLGEDKDAVQISASPAISGGRIYLRAFDALYAIGPK